The DNA window GAGTATTTGGCTTTCGACGTTATGGGACCGAAGCGTGTGTCTAAGTTGCCTTAGATGGATCTAACCTAGAATGGTAGAGTAAGTAGAGACTTAGTTTTGGGGAGTACTCAACCTCGAGTGGTAATTGACGACGAATGTGCTTTAACGTCTTGTCATGCGGTGTGTTGTATGAATCTTGAGGAAGGATTGTTGCTATTAAGGAGTTGGGTAAATCTTAGAAGAATAACAGGACTAAGTGGATTGTGAATATAgcgtgactcagaggatttcaaaaGTATGTGACTGGTTGGAATCAAAGTAGCGCAACGGATAAAGGAAGAACCATATAAGTATGGGGTAGGAATGGATGGACTATTTGTAGGACTTTACTTGGGATGGAAGTATCTTCCTAAGAGAAACTCGATGAAACAATGATGACTTCGCCACTGTATCTCCAAGATCTGCCATAATCTAGAAAAGTATTGTCAATGGGCCAGCTTAGAAGAGACTTTGTAGTTGACATGCGACCAGATGTTCATAGACCTTTGGTTGAGTTTGTAAATATCAAAGGGTTAGACAGAGTATTGTGACAACTAGAATGCTGAATACAAGTAAAGGGTTTTTTGGCGTAGGTTCTTCGGGATTATGTTTTGTGCACTTATGGATTCTTGCTTTTTTTTTGTTGGATCAGTATTCCATTACCAATATTAGTTGCAATTTATTAAAAACCATCTGATTTGATGATTTCTGTATTcagtttgttgtttttgttcttCGTATTTCCTTTGTTGTGTATGTGAATTTTTATTGACACATAGAAAGAAAGAACGACAGGCTCGAAAATGAAGAGAGCGAGATATTCGTTAACACAGAGAAATCAGGAAGGGCGATATTGTGTAAGTATTGTCAACAATCAGGTGTGTGAGGTTGAATATCTTATTTGCTTATTATGGTTATTTTGATCAACAATCATTTAACTTGCATCTTTATGATCATATTGATACCGACCATAAGAATGCTTGCAACAAACACATGTCATTTTATAGGTATAGGTGTTTCCGATATTGTGAGATGCATGAAATACATCTCacaataaaactaaaaaataggATCTATTAACCAGAGAAAAAACCTATACATAAGTCAACAAAtgttaagatgaaagaaaaaaaattgttacaACCATTATATTAACCAAAAAAGAGAACAAAATTTCAACAATAATAGGCTAATAGTAATAGTTCTGTGATCTATTCAGGACATGAGTTAAGAAGAAGGGTCTCCATTGGCTTCTTGATAATTCTCTATATCATTCCTCTTTAAGGCATTGGCAATAGCATGCAAAGGAATTTTGGAGGCAAGGCTGATTTCATATGTCTTGGAATAGAAGGAGAAGAGAATTATCAAGTAGCCTGTTGGGGTGCTTCATATTATACCGAGGCAACATACTTCTAAACAGTGCATGGTTTTCAtaagttaatatatattttatttattctattgcaGAGGTTGTCTTCTTGTGCCTCAAAATGACTTCCACAATGATGTAAACAATTTCACAGATATAGGaggtgtttgttttgaaatttttcATGGTtccattattttatattataaagcaTTGGTTTCATGTATAGTTGACTCACCACCTCTTTTTGGTTTTTTTCAGGAACTGTTGTGGACGGTCAAATTTCTCATCCAAGAAATTATGACTTCTATATGTGTGCTCATGCAGGAATGATTGTGAGTATCTCCAACTCATTTTGACTGATCTTTTATGTTGAGTTTGAAGTTGTATTATTGTCAACAATATCATAGTGTTTCTTTAAGTTATGCATGTTCTTTACTCTGATTCTTTTCTCGGCTGGTTTACGTTTTTTTCAAAGAACATGCATAACTTAAAGAAACACTATGGTAATGTTGACAATCATACAACTTCAAACTCAACATAAATGATCAGTCAAAATGAGTTGGAGATACTCACAATCATTCCTGCATGAGCACACATATAGAAGTCATAATTTCTTGGATGACAAATTTGACCGTCCACAACAGTTCCTGAAAAAAACCAAAAAGAGGTTGTCAGTCAAATATACATGAAACCAAtgctttataatataaaataatggaACCATGACAAATTTCAAAACAAACGCCTCATACATCTTTGAAATTGTTAACATCATTGTGGAAGTCGTTTTGAGGCACAATAAGACAACCTCTGCAatagaataaataatatatatatatatatatatatatatatatatatatatatatatatatatatattttaagttatGAAAATCACGCACTGTTTGGCAGCATGTTGCCTTAGTATAATATGAAGCACCCCAACTGGCTACTTGATAATTCTCTTCTCCTTCCGTTCCAAGACATATGAAATCAGCCTTGCCTCCAAAATTCCTTTGCAGGCTATTGCAAATGCCTTAAAGAGGAATGAGATAGAGAATTATCAAGAAGCCAATGTGGACCCTTCTTCTTAACTCATGTACGTCCTGAATATATCACATAACTATTACTATTACCCTACTATTGTTGAAATTTTGTTCGCTTTTTTGGTTGAAATAATGGCTGTaacaaattttgttttctttcatcttTACATTTGTTGACTTATGTATAGGTTTTGTTCTTTGGTGTAGGGTAAAGACGGAGGCAGCAACTGGTTTGTCTCATGGTGGGAAAAGTGGAGAATCTTTTTCTTCACTCTCGATTTTTATATGtatgtgataagtgccaaaatgttgttattttgagtatataattgtggcacttatcgattcgattcattccgtttttgtaataaaatccccacttttgtgtatatattcacattatttagttttcatatacttttataccgtttaatagtttttttctttgtttttataggtattcatgcttattggagcctcgaggaataaagtgtcgaaggcacggctccgattgcgcaattttggatctgaataaggaagttttgtagcagaaggtccgctgagcggagttcaAGCGGAGCTTGGCAGAGATTTGAAGCATTtttgggtccgctcagcggaggtagcccgctcagcggagctacgtatactgttgtagatattttggggaataagtgaaggccgctgagcggagggggtccgctgagcggacctgtgcagatttgtgtttatattctcttcatttgtacatttctaggttatggttttgggaaagttttagtcccaactccatcattttcattcttagattaggattagcttagaaaacaacaccgggtcatgcacttggaagatcagaggtggatttctcatcaatcggagctgacaacccgcgagatgtttggtttatctcttctcttctttgtgtatttcttttgtgttgggttttgtttgtatatttacttgaatcttatgtatatttaccgatttaccgattataaagttatatttaactttctttacaaatctgtgttgattgttatcctggatttttgctctatgctagggatttgagttgctttagagataaacttcttgaatctttatctaggatgattatctgttggttctgaactctagagatagatttagagctagcattcactgtgggtatctgtacttaatgctttcgtgtttgagcggcgcgcgagagatcgccgacgcgagaatacggatgttctcgtgactccgcgttagagataaccttagttgtgagatgatctcgtttgtgctccagagatggacgcttatgtgagagatacgtgatgacatagatgagtatcgtaggttgagtataacgggttggtaagtgtatgtttgtgaagagtgaatatatttacattcctgataagttctttctcttctaagaatgtgtttattcttttcctgtctatatctttgtttacttttttctcattcaaacccaagttcgaaaccgtagaaactgttgaatggcatctctccatctctgtggacgataaatcccggatcaatatttccaaatcttgtttgttgcttgccctatactgcattcaacataatggcgccgttgccggggatggttgtgattgcatcgcaatagttttcgtggttttgagctttgtatataacgtatatattgtatatgtttacttgtatacttccacttgtacatgtttacttgtttatgttcaccaatttAGCTTACTtgtttataattacatataattatacttttgtatataacatatatatttttatagtttcacttgtatatgtttacttgtttatatcCACCAATTTTCCCTTTTTTGTATGATAGTAGTTGTTTGTGtttcatacttgtgcatatgtgttggtttgtgtacataattgtatacttgcgttttcttttatgttcgtttaattgttgtatatatttgtaccagtAACATTTGTTGAGTGGATGGttaggaaactttctttaggcttgtgcggtgagacgtcaccatggcatgacggaaggaagctactttccaaacacctaaacaataaaggcgtcgagctaacgacgtaaaacaagcgcttgttgggaggcaccccaatggttgtaaatattgtttatatttatgtttatgaggtatttaggtgaagtggtgagtgattggaacagctggtgcaattctgatttttctggtttttctgtcatccgctgagcggagcagagctcgctgagcgagcatagcagaattttgtttttctgctctgcaCCAGCAGGTTCTAATTCCACTTGGTTCCatctttttcccactttcaccaaggctaattagtagtatatattagttttgtttttctaattcttttgttggttgtttgtactcaaattttgttcggtgattcgaagatttttgaggtgattttccaaagcttgagtgtttcaacttgcggatgtatggtaggatattgtttttaaagtcgtatcattcaaggtactcatttatcgctttttataacatagcatgtttaggaaacttttcatttgtacaattaccatgccattcattcttttgcattacttgcttattgattgaatcactttagttcccaaaccataaatgtgaggaagctttccactGTTTACATAtactggaggccacaatctttgttttaactggattttattatgcttaatcttttgtttatgttgattttatgaaagcatgaaaaggatcaaggcattttgtttcattttgagcacagctaccaaaaccaaatagtcaattcaccttgtgagtgtgtgagcatttgttaacccttttgagcctttttgtcaatatccatgttgtttttgctaaatgcttatctttgagtgtttagttctcatttttgcatggatgattgattctttattttcttgaaccctcaaccatgatttttggtatgaatttttaccttgccttagaaagtagggagtattcatatgatggtgtggttgaattcaagttggggagagaaatggttgtgtacttatttggttgttgctatgaggttaaaaagaaaagaaaagaaaaaaagtgaaaagaaaagaaaagaaaaagaaagaaaaaattgaaaaagttttgaaaaacaaaaaagaaaagagaagtgaataaatgtgctaataagtattgtgattggtttgagaaacttgtggttatggaagaagtttaatcgagattttgttgcttaggactttggtggattgatcactcccttaggtttaggcaagtttttgtttcgattagccttaggacatatcccttgtttgttaaccaagccacattacaaccttgaaaagtccttgtgattcttgcttttgtatcttcaatgtgatttttagatgaatgcataatttaatcttttgtttgcaagattgttggatgagtgttaaaagtccttcacctttgtgtgttcttcatccattgatgaatttttgctaggtgtgattcatgatgtgagcatgtattgtgttagaatgttttgtatgctttttgtacttaggattcgtttcgtttacatgttgtcgttgtagtatagtggtaagtatttactttgtttatacgtttttgtgttgagccatacatttgtttttggttttcaaaacttgttgattcacaattctttggtttattacttttaattctttgatttatttgacattgtttgaggacaaacaaagttttaagttggggagagtttgataagtgccaaaatgttgttattttgagtatataattgtggcacttatcgattcgattcattccgtttttgtaataaaatccccacttttgtgtatatattcacattatttagttttcatatacttttataccgtttaatagttttttctttgtttttataggtattcatgcttattggagcctcgaggaataaagtgtcgaaggcacggctccgattgcgcaattttggatctgaataaggaagttttgtagcagaaggtccgctgagcggagttcaAGCGGAGCTTGGCAGAGATTTGAAGCATTtttgggtccgctcagcggaggtagcccgctcagcggagctacgtatactgttgtagatattttggggaataagtgaaggccgctgagcggagggggtccgctgagcggacctgtgcagatttgtgtttatattctcttcatttgtacatttctaggttatggttttgggaaagttttagtcccaactccatcattttcattcttagattaggattagcttagaaaacaacaccgggtcatgcacttggaagatcagaggtggatttctcatcaatcggagctgacaacccgcgagatgtttggtttatctcttctcttctttgtgtatttcttttgtgttgggttttgtttgtatatttacttgaatcttatgtatatttaccgatttaccgattataaagttatatttaactttctttacaaatctgtgttgattgttatcctggatttttgctctatgctagggatttgagttgctttagagataaacttcttgaatctttatctaggatgattatctgttggttctgaactctagagatagatttagagctagcattcactgtgggtatctgtacttaatgctttcgtgtttgagcggcgcgcgagagatcgccgacgcgagaatacggatgttctcgtgactccgcgttagagataaccttagttgtgagatgatctcgtttgtgctccagagatggacgcttatgtgagagatacgtgatgacatagatgagtatcgtaggttgagtataacgggttggtaagtgtatgtttgtgaagagtgaatatatttacattcctgataagttctttctcttctaagaatgtgtttattcttttcctgtctatatctttgtttacttttttctcattcaaacccaagttcgaaaccgtagaaactgttgaatggcatctctccatctctgtggacgataaatcccggatcaatatttccaaatcttgtttgttgcttgccctatactgcattcaacagtaTGAAATAGTAAGTTGAAGTTGAACTATATATGAACTGAATCTATAGTATGGGATGACTATCTCGATATTCatattctatttaaaaaaagtttaaaacaaAGTTGAGTATAATAGCATGATAAGTATTTTTTTAGAACTAAAAATAGTGACTCATGTGCTAAAAATGACATGTGTTTGTTggacaatattttttattttggttaataatatttcaaaaatattttcttaatcaaCATTCATAGATCAATATTTTGTTTAAAGTAATGTTCTTTTGAAACATAGAACATTACTTGAAACAAAATATTGATCTACGAATGTtgattaagataatatttttggaatattattaaccaaaataaaaaatattatccaTTAAACACATGTCATTTTTAGCACATGAATCACTATTTTTAGTTCTAAAAAAAATACTTATCATGCTATTATACtcaactttgttttaattttttttaatagatatgAATATCGAGATAGTCATCCCATACTTTAGAATCATTTTAGATTCATTTCATATATAGGAGAATATTCATTTactataataatttatattttgcattaattaattaatttatatatagttCAACTTCTgcttactttttttttataaataacttTGTATTAAATAGCACAAGGGGTTCTTACAAAatacaaaaaagaaacaaaagagaCATACCAAGGAAGTCTCACCCAACCCAAATACACCAACAACTAAAAACCCACCCAACCCACTATTCATCTGAGCACCAATGCCTTTTCGCTCCCCTTTATCACAAACAACATTAAAATCTCCTCCAATGCACCAATCTCCCACTTGAAATTTTTCTCTCAACTCCCTCAAATTCTTCCACATCTCCTTCTTCTTATCAAGAAAGCAAGAAGCATACACATTAACCACATACACTGACTTCCCTTGCCAATTCACAGCAATCCACGAAAATCCATCACCAACGAAGCTGAAAAGCACATCAAAAAGACCAACTTTCCACAAAGTGATAATACCTCCAGACCTCCCTATTGACCATTTGGCACTCCACTCCATATCTCCCTCTCCCCATAAGGATTTAACATTCGCCGAATCAAAGTTACTTAATTTGGACTCTTGAATAAAACATATATCTACTTGGACTGAGCGAATAAGATCACGAAGACACTTCTACTTAGCCGCACTCCCACACCCTATTAAATTGTAGGAAAGCACAATCATTGAAACACCATATTGTTAGGAGCATCCTTCATGGCTTTAACTCTATGAGCTGTTTCTTCTAATTTTCTGATAGCTTCAATTTGATGCAAAACTGATCCCCCACCTGAAATTCCAATACCTCTAGCTTTATTCCAAACCACAATGGCCACATCTGAGTTTAAACATCCCATCAATCTTCTATTACAACTAGCCATATCAGAATCAGACGCAAAAACACCAGAACTAGCCGTACACCCTTCATCAACTTTCCCCATATTCCCATGTCTCCTCTCTCTCGAAGCATTTTTCGATTTGGGGCTAATAGAGGAAATGGAATCCCTAGAATTCACCTAATTAGCACAATTTTCCCCAAAGTCCCCTTGGGCTTTCCTAGCATGTTGCTTGGATATAATTTATGTGGCACCTATTGGGCCAAAACCCAATTCACTAGTCCGGCCCACATCCACGCCCATTAAGCTATCTTCATACCCCCACCATGTTATCTGCCACCTGTCCCCCCTTCTTATATACCTTTTGGACCGTATgagacaaaaaaattaaaattagcacACTTGTGCACTTTATGGCTCCTTTTTGAATTTTTCTCTATACGTGTCCCATAGGGCACAGAGGTTCCATCACCATCACAACCTTTAGCTACTCTCAAAACAACCTTTTTATGAAAAGTTTCCATCACCTTTTCATCCCCTGACACCTCTGAATCCGCCGCCTCCGAGGTTGACTTGCACAAAAAAGTCCCTCCAACCTTTGACACATTGCCATCAAACATCCCATCCACTTTTCCTTCCTCAAAAAGTTCAATGAATTCATCCTCACTCCATTCAAGAGAAGCATCAGAACCGCTATCAGAACCACTGACCTCCACCGGTGTTGCCTCACCAATAAACTCCTCTACAATGTTAATGACAAACATTCTTCCCTCAATCGCAACGTTCAAAGCTTTATTCAACAAACTCAAACATGTCATCTTGACACAGATTCTGGCGACCTCCAGCGTCTTCATACTCATGGTGTTGCCATCCATGGACACAAAGGCACCAACCTCCTTAGCAATGAACTTAAAGAACTTCTCACCCCAAACGTGACATGATACACCATAACAGCGTAAACAAGCAATCCGATTAGAATCAACAATGATTGAATTTCTCCTCTCCATCCTTCATCAACTCATCTAATGCCCCATCTTCCTTTTCTAAAAGCAAACATTTATCATCTCTCATCGGTATCACTTTAATGAGGAAAATACCTTCTCTCTGCATTGCATTTAAAATACCATGTACCGTTCACTCCTTATCCACCACCCCCACCATAACCTTCTGCAACTTAGACACAGAATCCACACACACCTCATCAAAAATCACCAAGTTAGAGTTATTGCTCCCATTACCACATGACGAATCTTCCACATCCTCAATCTTCCTTCTAACCACCAGAGCATATGATTTTCCTTCTCCTTTGATGACAACAGACTTGATTCTACAACCAATCTTTTGTTCCTCCCTTCTCAAAAGCCTTCCTACTTTCCTCTCTTTCCATGGCACCCCCTGAGTTTCTCTCTCAAGTCAAACTCCAACGGTTTCCCTTGATCTGCACGACCACCTCTATTAAACCTAGGAATATTTGCCCGAATTTTCCTTTCTTCCATAAAAATGTTATCCAGCTTAATCGCCATAAGCCTCTCACCTTCCACATCAAAATAACGGACAAAACCGTATATGTTACTTCTAATGTCCTTCTTTAATGGGATCACCATTTCATCGATGTCCCCATATTTTACAAACaccttgtacaagtctcttgacttATACTTCTCCGGGAAGGATGTAACGAAAAACGACGATATACGCCGCTTACCATTACCACCTCTCCTATCTCCTGCATTATCCCAAGACCTTTGTTTTCTACTCCTTTTGAAAACCACCGACCACCTCCcttaaatattttctttctatGCCTGCTGTTGTTTCCCttttctctctctcctctctcctcTCTCCTCTCTCATGTATAAATTAGTAATGGAAAGTTCAACTTCTACTTACTATTTCGTACATATAGAAATCGAGAGTGAAGAAAACGATTCTCCACTTTTCCTATCATGAGACTAACTAGTTGCTGCCTCCGTCTTTACCCTACACCAACTTCAAACGCTTCTCTAATCCCCACAAACCCACCTCAACCTTCCTTGTATGTATTTTTCTTAAGCTTCTATATTCCATGCATCTCACAATATCTGAAACACCAATACAGGAGGATGGTTATTCATCTGGCATATTATAATGAGAATGAAAGCTCCGAAGGATGGTTATGCATGCATTCAATTAAAGGATCGTTGAGTTTTATATATGtgttttttctttaatttgttgaTCATATGATAACAAGAATAGAACGTATAAAAAATTATGTCTTTATcagtaattaatatatatttatatatatatatatatatatatatatatagtgtattttaaaatatatttattgataTGATCGAGTCAATATGAGTTGATAAAATTTCTTCTTAAAATTTGTTATTGTAATACTTTCAATCAATATATCttaatctatttaattttaaacatgtttaaaataaataattgattttaatctaACAATTATTTACTTAGAGTATTAAAATGGTACTAATGTTTTGGCTTATGAAAAAATAATTGgtaaaataaaatgtttaataTGTTAAAAAACATCCTTTAAAAATAAGTTATTTATTTAAAgagaatatttttttatgtattttgctaCGTACCCATTTTTAACTAGTATTAAATTAATTCTTAATATTTTAAGAAAACATAATTAATGCTTTTCTATACATAAAGTTAAGTTGTTAAACCCCATTCTTAAATAGACAAGCTTCAATCATATAAAAGTAAACTTATGAATCCTATATTAAAAGAAtcatgaataatataaatatttttgactttgtaaaaaaaaacaagaatagCAAACTGATATTGTTTTGGTGCTTGAGCTTGTTGCATGAAATTCATTAAAGTAGCAAGTTGTCCAATTtatgtttgcaaagtctgaagattaTAATCTACTTGTTACTGAAACTGGAGATTATTTGGAACCATGATACTCATTAAGGTAGTAAgttgtccaatttgtgtttgcaaagtctgaagattaTAATCTACTTGTTGCTGaaactgaagattatttgcaacCATTTGCTTGACAAGGTGATCTAGTGACGGTTCGGAAGGTACAGATCACACAAtttgaaattccttcagatgcttatgtggatcctcacctacaaaaccattaaacctaggcaacaaatatgttaaaccagatttcaattcaaaaggtgcatcagctGTAGGATAGTCAAAACATTAAGCACTGTGATTAACACCAAGAGCAACAAGTTCTCTAAGAGTTCTTTGGTCATCCATGATATGATTATCaaactcaaaatcaaataaaatcaatatcactagtgataatcaaatcaataatcaaattaaaaccaaaatcaaatcaacacataatcaaataaaatcaGAAAGCACTGCAATGTCCTTgttgagaaaaaaaatagaaaaatagaaaaagcgattacaataatataaaaaaaatataaaaacctaactacaaatcaaataaaataagatcacGAACCTACAATTTactttggatttttttgaaaatatgacaatagaaattaaatcaaataaaatagaaaaaatgaggaatttgcgattttgagggtcgaaatcTTTTAGAATCCTatctaaaggagtattgttccataatatttttctaaacttttgaaaaaaatttggaGAAAATCGAAACAGTAGCTTCAGAGCTCACGTGATAGGCTGGAAAACTTACCCCTGCACTGCAACCGAtattgcaaccctgaaaatcaacaaacacaaaaaaaacaagaaaagtgATAGAAATTAAGAACTATATACCTAAGACTCTAATATCGGTTAATAACATCAAGAATCCCCGGCAGCGGCGCCAGTTTGATCCtctgtcgcgcgcgggtcaaaacgAGTGTTTTCAAATCTATAGTTTAGCAACAATGACTCGagtatcgtatcacaaggattcttgtattattattaactaattaaaattaaaattgggggtttatggttttaaaataaatttataaagcaGAGTAAAttaaagtgattatcaaaataagctaaacgactAATCCTACTGATTTGGGTTCCGACTTATCGTCggttatgagattaatcagacaagtgcttatcaaaatcatacaagTTATGCTCATGTTTACAGAATTAAGCAAAccgttaagaatatgacgagttaacaaATTAAGCAACGATAAtacgcaattaaatttaggaacatgcatacattcgaatttaatcaattctatcatatga is part of the Vicia villosa cultivar HV-30 ecotype Madison, WI linkage group LG2, Vvil1.0, whole genome shotgun sequence genome and encodes:
- the LOC131650917 gene encoding uncharacterized protein LOC131650917, producing MGDRRGGNGKRRISSFFVTSFPEKYKSRDLYKVFVKYGDIDEMVIPLKKDIRSNIYGFVRYFDVEGERLMAIKLDNIFMEERKIRANIPRFNRGGRADQGKPLEFDLREKLRGCHGKRGK